The DNA segment ttcagctgtgccgtgggatTGTCAAGTATTAAttacggagcgcattgtaaacaggatcacCAAACTGGTCATTTcgcgcaaggcctggtcagccacttgctaatcgtgcatcCGTGGAGaatcggagaatcttgagatttcatattgtgtcggtctgactgtattgcatcggcacatattcaatttatgtgtgtgttgctgtgtgcttttgctaacaGTGACAGACACTATGACGGTTGTGGTGCATTTGTGGTCCaatggaaatcagagcatgcagttcaaccggagaacctggattggttatttttcacatacataaaataaacagtcatgtcgagacacctcgactgtgatagccactcagctgctgtcagaacagcagagcgtctttaaaagtgactttgttcttgttgcaatatttatagacctagtctaaaacagtaaacaaaatcatgttgattcttttattttaatcacaatcactttaGTTTATTTCTTACAccgtctaaaaccttttttaaaaactgtcacttttatttaaaaaaaggaatacaatagaatatttagtatttatttctattaaattATTCAACTctaccgcaccaccagactctccaacagcttcatcctccaggctgttaggatcctgaactcgccccccctttctgcgtagcgtcctgtactttgcgctatgcttactgtctgctgtacgcacactggctcagttttgctcctcttatttattgggttatttgtttattatttattcatcactcattttatttatttatttattattttgtgccttcttgtttttattttgtatggtctacttgtatgtttatcgtgtactgtgtctcgtcaccgtgggatggaggaaacggaatttcggtttctttgtgtgtcttggcatatgaagggattgacaataaagctgactttgactttgatatatatataggaatagGAATTCACGTATttcgttgtaatataactgattttaatataggAGCATGGATTTTTGTTGGCGGTGTGCCGCGAggtttttccaatgaaaaggtgtgccgcgAATGAAAAaatgttgggaaacactgctttagGGAATAGGTTTTAAGCTGAACGTAATGTCTTCTttttccaagaaaaaaatgtaaacaacaaaagacaagtttttggtgggggggtggggtgcaATGGCTAAATTAAGGCCGCAAATCTCACAGACTTCTCAAAAGTAATTGCCGGATGCAGACCCAATTGGCCAGCAGACTATGGGCCGCACTTTGTCCACTCCCGACCAGAccggaaaaaaaacagtcttgGCACAAGTTTTGCCAAAGATGCACAACAGGAAACTCATTAACGTTCCGACAACGGGTGGTGCTGACGAGCGCCGTGAGCGACACAGGAAGTCTCCGAGCATGCATGTTTGGACTCAACATTCTTCACTTGTCCACACATCCGCTTTGACCTTCAGCCCCATTGAGACGCTAACACGACCCGCCCCCCCTCCTTCCCATCCCGGAAGACGGGCATTTGGAAAAGCAAACCGAGACTGTTCCTCACTGAAAGATGAAGAATCAGGATTCAACAACTAGCATGCTGATTTGACCCACCTGCGGACTTCCAGCGAAGACCTCCGGGACCGGCGGCCAGACGGCGGCGCTTCCCGATGctgacggcggcggcgggcgtggACGAGAGGACGGGCGGCGACATCGGGTAGGGCGTCTCTTGGCCCGTGGCGGCGGCCCTCTCAGCCGTCCTGCTGGAAAGTCAGTCAGTTGCTTCATTGCGCTGTATGTTGTTGACATCCGACACGGAGTTGTGTCCATTATCACGTCCGTTATTATGTCGATGATGCTCTGTCGTAATCTGTCGATTGGGACTGTGAAGCGGATCAAAGTTTGGACCGCATCTTAGTCCTGAGGCGTTCGTGCCTCAATGTCAACTCTTCACGTCAGCGAGCGTTTGGCGGAgtcccgttttttttctttggctgaATTCTGAGCCTGAACTGGAGATAAAATGCCACAAAGGAGGGAAACTccagccatgttttttttgtgggtcagaCCGCCATTTGAATGCTGCCTCAAAATATTGGCTGGCCGGGCGGTTACGAAAAGATGCGTCACGCCTTCCTACCTGGCGTCCGACACTGAGTAGCTGCGACTTCGCCATGAGCGCCGCTCACAACTGCCCTTTTGTTTCCTGCGCAGGACAAAGTTCAGCAGCTCGCTCCAAGTCAACATGACAGACGGCGCTGTTATCAAGTGGGAAGGCGGAACCAACTGCATGGGAAACGAGACCTTGGGAAGATGGCGGCGGCAATGGCGGCGCTTATCAAGCCATCAGCTCTTTGTGGCAGCCTGAAAAGAAAAGGCAACCAGAgcaggcgccgccgccgccgcagccacCGCCTGGATCCCGATAAATATATTCACGTAGGTCAACGGGTCAAGAACACCCCGCAGGCTCAAACTAACGACTAATAGAAACATTTCAAGTTGGCCGGGCCGAGGAACGGAGCGGGCGTCATGACATCAGTCAGTCGTGTGACCCAGTCTGCCAGATTTCAAGtcacctttgactttttttttttttttcttacctgtgAGCCGACGAAGGCGAAGGGGCCCGGGCGGAGTCCAAGAGTCTGGGCAGCAGCAGCGAAGAGGGCATGCACAGCCACGTCTCCAGGTCCAACAACTTGGAGCAGCTCAGCATCTCCAGAACGCTGCTCGACAGACGACAAGTTTGGTCGAGCCACGCCACGGAAAAGCGCCCGCGACACCAACGTACCTCTCCTCTCCCACCGCCTGGACGTCGTCATCATCTTTGTCGTCGGCCGCTCGGAAGACGCAGGAGATGCGGGAGTCTCGCGAAGACGACAGCGGGCGGGTGTTCTCAGAATCCACCGACATCTTGGCCCATATCTGCACGCAGAAGAAGAGCACCGGGGAGCCGGCGCTGGGTCGGTCGCTTCTTAGCATGACGCTTCAGGAAGAAACTAATTTGATCAATATATGACGTCATATGTGATTGTTACTTTTTGCCCCGcggttggctggcaaccagttcgtCGCCTGCGCCTAAGACTGCTTGActaagctccagcacgcccgcgaaccTCGAGAGAAGGGCTTcgaaagatgaatgaatgaaaaaaaaatcagcacaaaAAAAGACTTCCTTGTATCTCCGATTCAAAACATGTGTTGACGAGCGGAGTGAACGACACGTTCGGTGCGGCACGAGACGTACCCACGTGGAATGACGTGTACCGGCGTGCAGTGACGAACATGGCAAGACTGACGTCCAAGACAAGCTGACTTTGGCTGTTTTTTTCTTGATGTCGTTTCAACGTCACCGTGCAACTCCGCGTGCAGTTGCCACTTGCGCACTTTCGTCAACCGTAAACTGGCGTGTGACGTCAGGACGCCAAACGACGTACGAGGACACAGTCAGGACTCCAAGACAAACTTTCAAAACTTCGAAACGACATTAATCCTGTCGAACGTTTCAGATAAATTTGGAGCGAGCTAGCGGTTCGGAGTCGAGCAGTTCGGCTTGGAAagagctgccgctgctgcttgtATCTTTCCTTACCGTCCTCGATGCGGCTTGCCTGCCTGCTCTTCCCGGAGCTCCAACATCTGCTCCGGCTGGGCTGTGGCCTGCTAACGTGTCTTTTGTCCTGCCTGCTCCGAGTAAAACATCCCCAAAATTACGGAGCAGGCTCACATTTCATTGCGGTATCTCCGCCGCACGAAGGCTTGCCTGGCCCAGGGCGTCCCACATCTGGGGGCCCGGCCCGCGATGATCCCGCCCACACGGCGGCCAAGCGCACTCTTCGGGCTCTTGGCCAGCCGCAGAAACCGCCGCCGAACACAAGTCAAACGGCCCAAAGTGGCTCCTTGTGTCACACGCTTGCTGCAAGAGTTCAAGTCCAAGTGAGCTGGAGCAATGGAGGGGGGGAggctggaaggggggggggggacaaaaagaCACTTGCGAGGGAGGATTCAAGGAGGGGAAAGACGCGTACACTTGGAGGTGCAAGGACACTTGGCGGAGAGCTGGGGAAAagtggcatgggaaaaaaatgagcaaagtaaaaaaagaaacgagAGAAGGGAGGGGAGACGAGAAGCTTCTCATTCCCAATTGCTTTAAAGCTGAAATGAGGAGTGGGCGGGGGAAACGGGCTTCAGCCCAACAGATCAAATCTGACAGGAAAGACGCGCGCGTGCGCAGATAACTTCATGTCCAGTCATTACTGCTTCCATTCAAATTCTTTAATTCTTATTCGTGCGTCCCCGCTGTGCTGTCCCGATTATTGTTTGAGCACGCAATCACGAAGAGGCCCCTCCCCAAATGCATAGGTGGGCGTCAAGTCCAAATGTAGGATTGCGCACCTTGAGTGTAGTACCGCCACTGGCCATGCAGGCAGCACTGagcaaagagcaaaaaaaaggaaactggTTCTTCCCACACAGCATAGTAGTAGCAGCTGTTCGAAGTTTTATGTTCATTTTTGTTGGCCCAAACCAGACACCgattaggctttttttttttaaaaaagacaagTGGGTCTTTGGCTTGCTGCATGGCTGTGCCATGTATACGTCCTCTCGTCAGAGTACACCGTGCGGGCCGTGATGTCACAAAGCCTGTCCGAGTCGTGGTTGCCAAGTCTTTGGGTGCCGTCAAGCCCTTTGTTACGGTCCACTTTATTCTGTGCTGCGTGGGGACCGCCAGTCCATATAGAAATCAGAGCTGCGTGCGTCCGTGTGTGGTCTCTCATTCCTTGCATGCTCTCGACCATCTCTCCTCGCAGTTACGCGTGCCGGCTGGATTGAGCTCAGGTCGTCCTTCTTAAGCCCGCAGAGTTAGTTGGTTATTTGTTTGAGGATGTTCGTGGCGGTACAAAGCCAGCAGCTGTCCGAGAACGATCGCAGACTTTTGGCGATGCAGGCCCTGTGCAGGACCCCCGACCAGGTGGCCTCCTTCCTCCCGGTGCTGGTGGAGTCCCCTCCGTTgctgcctcttcctccgccaCCTACTGCTGCTGCTCGTGGGCCGTCCTCgtttcctcctccctcctcctccgccgccgcctcctcttccAGGCGCAGGCCCGCCGCCCGCTGGAGCGTCAAACCGCGCACCGGGCCGCAGATTCAGTAAACTCAACCAAAACATCATCATGATGAGAATGctttgtgcatgcgtgcgcgCGCGAAGCCGTTTAAGGCCATAATAGTGGACGGAATTGTCCGTTCGCGTTAGAGTAAAACGATTGGAGAGTCCAACGCGTTATTTTAGCAACACTTGGTCAACAACTTGAAGGACAAAGGACACTAGTAGGATATGAAgtgcttgacttgacttgaactcaagttTTGCGCAGGAACGTGACGTCATCGGTGAAGCTGGGCTGCGATCTGGATCTGGAGTTCATAGCTCGGAACTCGTGGAACGTGCAGCACCTCTCAACGGTAGCACAAAAAttagcaggattttttttttttcgcaacaAGCTTCCACAGGTGGCCAAAAACCTGACGTGTCGCAAGAAAGGTCAATGTCAAATCTCAAAAGGCTAACTGGGCTAAGGAGAACTTATAAATACACTAATCTCATTTGGTGTTTATATTTTGGTAATTAATGCTAACTTTGCGCATCTATTTGCGCCTACAGGCAGCAACAGTTTTGACTATGTTTTGCTGGCTTGTCATTGAGCTTCGGCTTCCTGTTTTGCGGCAGGTCTTCAAGTCGCTCGTCATGAAGATCCGCAAGCCGCAGACCACGGCCAGGATCTTCCAGTCGGGAATCCTTTTCTGCACAGGAGCCAAGAGGTCTGTGCGGGCCGGCATGCGTGacagtctgtctgtccgtcGTCGATGGGTCAAATCAGGGCTTTTTGTTGACTTGCAGCGAGGACGAATCTCGGGTGGCTGCCAGGAAATTTGCCTTCAAAATCCTGAAACTGGGCTACCCGGCACGCTTCCTGGACTTCAAGGTGCTCAACATAGGCGGCACGTGCAAAACCTTCCCCATCAATCTGGAGGATCTCTTCTCGGCCAAACAGGATCACTGCAGGTCAGCTCAAGGCCTCCTCACCGCACCATCAAACAGCAGtcggctagcttaatgctaacacgtaACGGGTCTGCTAACAAAAGGGAACATTTGGGCAGCTTTCGGCGTTGCTTCGGTGCTTACGCGCCCCGTTTGGATAATTTCTTGTGTTTGCTCAGTTACGAACCGGAGCTATTTCCTGCTCTGcaatacaacttccggcccggCATGACGGCGTCCATCTTTTCCTCCGGCTCCGTCTCACTGGTCGGTAAGTCAATCGGGTCACAGCGAAGAGCTTTGAGTGTCATCGAGAGCTGAAAACTCGTGACGGCTATGATCTCAAAAGTGGGCCAGGAGAAACGCTACCTAGCGCTTTACGAGAATAACAAATGTGGCTGGCCCGGGTGATCCGAGTGCTCACCACATTTCCCGTTTCACGCGGCAGG comes from the Syngnathus typhle isolate RoL2023-S1 ecotype Sweden linkage group LG18, RoL_Styp_1.0, whole genome shotgun sequence genome and includes:
- the LOC133171356 gene encoding uncharacterized protein LOC133171356 — protein: MFVAVQSQQLSENDRRLLAMQALCRTPDQVASFLPVLVESPPLLPLPPPPTAAARGPSSFPPPSSSAAASSSRRRPAARWSVKPRTGPQIQNVTSSVKLGCDLDLEFIARNSWNVQHLSTVFKSLVMKIRKPQTTARIFQSGILFCTGAKSEDESRVAARKFAFKILKLGYPARFLDFKVLNIGGTCKTFPINLEDLFSAKQDHCSYEPELFPALQYNFRPGMTASIFSSGSVSLVGAKTEDEFYRAFGTLDAILKNFRRT